The Yamadazyma tenuis chromosome 2, complete sequence sequence ACCAGTATCAGGAATAATGAAACAGAAGACGGAAAAGAGATTATATACCGTCATCAAGTCGCCGTTTGCCCAAGCCAAGTCCAAAGAGAATTTCTACAGAACCACCTTTAACTATAAGTTGGATGCATTCGATGCTAACCCAGAAGTGGTGGACTTGTGGTTGAGTTATGTCAACAAACATGCGTTGGAAACGGTTCATTATActgccaaaatcatcaccagagAGTCTGCGAACTTTGTGGAGCAGTTGGACAGTGTGAGCGTTGAAGATGTCAAGATCCCCGAAGGCTTCAAAGACTCCAATGATCCTATTATGAGTAAGGTGgacgagttgttgaagtccgATGCATTCAAAAAACATATGGACCAGTGATGCCAGGTCAGGTTTATACTTGTATATaatgaaaaaaaaaagttTTAACATAGATTTCACCCATAAACGTCCCAatcttcctcctcctcttcttcctcttgttCCTTGATGAGTCTAAGCTCTTCTGCAAGTCTCTCTTTACGTTTCTGGTTCAATTCCGATAAGTCAAATCGACACAACGGACATGTAGCATTCATCTTTAACCATGGCCCAATACActccaaatcaaaaatatGGCCTCTGTGTTTGGTTTTGGCGTTACAGGGAAGTTTCACAATCAATGGATACTTGTCTTCCACGAAGCGATTGGTACAAATGGGACAGTCGTCTTCAGGGGTCAAGTCTTTAAGGCTCACTCGGTCTAAAGTATCCAAGTAATCATCTGGGAGACCctttttggggttgaaaTCTTGATCCTCAAGAACTCCTATAAGGTCTGTCGCCAATGTGGATCCTTCTTCGGCGCTGAGGACCTGAAGTGCGTTTCGGAAAGTTTCGATCTGACTTTCTTGAGTTTCTGGTAAGGATTCTATGTGCGAGTGGTTGGAGGTCACAAACGAATCAATAATGGACGAGAGTGATTGGTGGGTTCGTGTTCTCTCATTGTCCTCTTGGGGGCGAGATGAGGAGATGTTGTGATCATCTATACGTTAGTAGAGTGGCGTTGTGGTGGTAGCGCTTTAAACATACCTTCGTAGGTGGACATATTGCCTCTGACTAGAAGTCGcagattttgaaaaatgcaGCCTAGTGATGGAAAGGGATAAAGattaccaccaaaataCAACCAGAATACTAAATCTAATGAGCAATGCTCTATGCTATTACCTTCCTATACCTATAAATTGCAGCTACATGATGGAGGACACGGCCGCATCGTCGCGGTAAGTCTCATCCTCTTCATCGATGTTCTCGGTGGAGTTCATTCCAAAGTAGCTAGTTGGATTATAAAACTcattgttgttcaagtacaacGGAGTCATTGGCTGTTCTTCACTGGGAGTCTGAACTGGGTTCAAGATGGGAGAGTCTCCACCCGAATGCTGAGGAATGTTAACGGGATCCAGGACCCCAGCCTGTGACAGAAATGCTTGGGAGAGCCCAGACTTGATATCGTACGTTTGTTGAGACTGACTTTGTTGGGCCTGGAGGTGCAGAAGGTGCCGGTGAAGATGCTGCTGGTTTGGGACCTGCGGCAGAAGGTGGGACAACGCCGAAAGCTTTTTATAGGAGTTGTTCATGGACCTTGGTGGAGTCTGAGACGATAACCAGAATCGAGATGGAGAACCCGTCAACGAGGTGGGATCAAGATTAGGCAGGTCCGGGATGAGTTTGCCGTTAATGGGGATGCTCTGGGATGTCGAATGGTCGTCTTCGTTGGTGGTTGGGCTCGACATGCGTTGGTATGTTTCAAAGCGCTTTTGGTTCAAGTGGGTGATAGAATTGCGACTACGGAGTCCGGACTTTCTATCGAGAATGTTCTTGGAGGAAAGGGTGTAGTTAGGGTCGTCAAGACCCTGACTTCCAagtggttgttgttggggCGACGTGGTGAAGCCGCCAGTGAGAAACTGTTGTTGGGGTAGATTGGGTGATAAatgttggtgttgatcgTTCAATGACATGAGGGAAATCGTCGAGGACGAAGGTATGAGCCGGCCATCCAAGTCCTTACCAACGCTGGTTGCAAGTAAGGTGGGTTCTGGGTGGTCTTCTGGATGTTCTGGTGATAGTTGAGCAGGCGCCAAATAGTTTACTTCATAGTCGCCATGCAAGGAATTGAGTCTTTCGTTAGCGAGAGAACTCAGTAGTAACGATCGCTTGGGGAGGATATTGATGTTACGTTTGTCACTCAAGTTCAACCCATCGAGTTTTTGGTTCAACTCGGCGTTGTAATTATACGACATGAATGTGTACTTGGTGTTTTGAATGAtaaaaattttttttccGGGTATAGAAAAGGAGAAAAACAAAAGGTGCGacagtgaaaaatttgatGATTGCTCCTAATCGGTGACCAGAAACGTAGATACAATACATAGGGGTTGGGAAACTGCAACCGCCAGGTCGTATTCGGAAGTTGGTTCCTGTTCCACACATTATTCAAATCTATGACCGAAGGCCCCTATTGTCACGTAAATGTTACTATGTTATCATCACTGTGGATTCTCTGATAAGCACGGCAGCGGTTGTTTTGTTTTTCGTGATAAGAGATAAGCGCATCTCCATGGTAGGCCTGGCGAAAAAGGGTCTCGCCGTGCCACCAAAGGATTTGTCACGATTCTGGAAAAGGGAAAACTACTTGACCGGGACTTGGTTGCTACAGGACGGTATGTGCTTATCTGATTGTGATGGATTTATGGTGAATTTGTGGATCGAATTGATAAGCTCGGCCAACTCCATGGCCAAGCGCGAATTTGTGGATTGGGTTTGGCAGGGTATTTGTGTGGTGGGGCCGCAAGAGATGCGCTCGGCTTATACGCGCCGGTGAAGACAGGGTAGCAGCCACGGTACGGCTGTGGAGTCTGAGATAGTTATCTGCCAATCAGGTCACGAGCCTTCAATAGGGGAAGATGACACAATTTGGGAATGGACCCCACCGGTTGCGCAATGTGTCATTGTAGCTGCGCAATGTCCGAGACATACGGTGGGTGTTTGGGTCAGATAAGCGGTGCAGAGGTTATTGGCCTGATATTGATTAGAGACACTAGATAAGAGAAGGTCATATCTTAACTAATAATAGCTATGTTATCCATATTTGTAATTTCACTATCGTTGTGACTGATATCAGTGTCGTAAGTCATGAAATTTCAGCTGCCACATCTATTGAGTATATTCTCTGTTGCTGATTACTGGTATCTATTTCACTCTATCTAATATGCTCAGATTGGTCTATGTCATATCAGTAATCCTATGTCTCTAAATACTTTTGTGGGGCATATCCTAAAACTCCCCCTTATCATTTGGGTCGATCTTAAAAATCTTATCAGGATTCAAAATCCGGTTGGGGTCGACTGCAAGTTTGATTCTTCTCATTAAATCCACCGCATCTTGACCCAATTCTTGAATCAAAAAAGTTCTCTTCCCATTACCAATACCATGTTCTCCTGATGCGGTTCCTTCATTGACGAGCCCGAGATCCAtcattttgttgataagCAGTTCACACTTGTCCTTCTCGTGGTCCTTGTAGAAAACATCGCAGTGGAAGTTGGCATCTCCTGCGTGCGCGAGAATAACACTCTGGAACCCGCTCTCTCTGATCATGGCGTAAATCTGGTCCAACACTGGCGGAAGCTTTGAAAGCGGTACCGCGATGTCGGTGACCCACAACCGAATATCGGGGTCGATCTCGTTGCGACCATAGTTGAGAATGGCGTAAAATGCGTTTTTGCGGGCCGAGAAAAGctcttttccttcttcctcactttttgcagcaataaAATCCTTACAGTTATTCTTCACACTAATTTCCTTTAAAACCTTAACCTGCTCGTCCACCATTGCCTTGCTCATTCCACccactttgaagaaaagtGTGGGTACCTCAGCCCACTCTTGGGTGAAGTAACCCAGATAGTTGATGCAGTGCATCATGTCTCTGTCCAATAACTCAATGGCATTAGGGTGGACTCCAGCACGGTACAATTGGCTCACTGTCTTGGTGCTGTCCAAGAGTGTGGGGAACTGGCCCACAATCACTGTTTCGTACCTGGGAATTGGGTGCAATTTAAGGGTGGCCTCGGTGACGATTCCCAACGTTCCCTCACTTCCGACAAAAAGCTGTGTTAAACTGTACCCTGAGCTCAGTTTACGGGGCCGTTGCTTGGTACGGACTATTTTCCCGTCTGGCAACACCACCGTAAGGGAGATGACGTTGGAGATCATGGCCCCATACTTGGATGCGTTGATACCCGAAGCATTGGTGTTAATCATGCCAGAAATCAACCCATCAGGTCCACAGTCAGACCCGATCATCAACTGGTGCGGAGCAAGCTGTTCGTTCAAGCGAACCCAATTGACGCCCGCCTGGACCTGTACGTCGAGGTCTTCGGAGTTGATGGCGAGGACCTGGTCCATTTTGGAGGTATCCATGACGATACCTTCCCGAGTAGAGTAGAAATGGCCTTCGAGAGATGTGCCGCCACTGAACGGCACCACCGGCACACGGTACCGGTTCAAGATGGCCATGGCCTCGCTGACGTCGTTTGTGGATCTAGGGTATATCACATACTTGGGCTTCTCATGAGGTTTGGGCTCGTGCGGATTGAACTCATTACGAGTGTGGTACTCAAGCACCACGGGGGTGTTAACGACATTGGTGTCACCTAGAACATCGCGTAGTTCACGGATAGCGTGCTGGAGTTGCGATGGGGTGGCGTACTGGGGAGTAGAAATGGAATGGAGTTTGGTGGTGCTCTCGTTGGGGAACCAATCGGACGGGAGGTTGGATTGAAGATGGGCACGGGTGAGGGTGTACGTGGCGAACGACGATGCTGCCACGGCGCCAACCACAGCGGCGGTGCGCGAGAATAAGTACCTGCTCATAAGAATATGATTGGAATTATACACTATTATACAAAGATCTCGCGAGGTGAGTTCGCGATGCAGCTGCGACATTTGGCCCTTCGGCTCTCtaaaatcatcaccacGTAAATACATTTCAAACCCACGGCTAGATGCTTAGCTCCTCGTGGTATGGCGCTGCAAACACGGCTGCGTAGTCAATGTCATCGAGCCCCAACGGGTCCACAATATCAGCCTCGTCGTACTGGAAGAGCATTGCGTTGTGCACCAACTTGATATGGTAGTCAGAAGTGGCATTAAATTGGCCGATTTGCACCTCTTCAAAGACCTTCAGCTTCGCCGGGTCACCGAACGGCGGCGCCACGTCATAGTTGATCTGGTGCACAAACTCGAGAATGCTCGAGAGATTCGACATTCGTGACATTCGCTTGTCGTCTTTGGGAAGTTCACTTTTGGAGAGTTCAGGTTTGTCTTTCGAAGgctcttcatcttcgagGGTGATACTCGAAAGATTGAGCGACATCATATCGTTGTTTGTGAATGGAGATGTGTTGATGCTTTTAATCGTCTCATCGTCGCTGTCACTGTCTTCTACctgtttgaagttgacggAAAACCGCTTATGAAGGCGCTGTCTGGTCTCGTTCTCCTTGTCGAATAGTGACGAGTAGCGTTGCTTAGCGGGCCGCAGACGGGAGGTGTTGATCGCGGTGTTTGTGATGTTTTGTAAAGGAGCAGACGATTTGGTGTGGGACAACGACGGTTCACGAGATCGGGTAAAGAGGTGGAGGTTGGTAAGAGACAACGACTGGCTCAAGGGCCGCCTTGTTTTGGAGTCTCGGGAAAACATAAAGTAGTTGGTAGATGTGTTGGGAGTTGTGGTATAAAAAGGGTTTGGTTAATGAGCTGGCAATCAAACAATGTTTTGGTCGCACAAGGGCCTGGAGCAAACAAAGACGCCTGCGAAAATATTTCCATCGCTGCCCCAAACGGCAATCAGATTGACTAATCTTGTTTACCTTGGCCCCTTTACGTGGCATTGGTTTGGAGGCTTGTTGTGCCCCTGCGACGCGGTCAGGTGCAGGAGCTGCCACCGCGCCATCCTATGGCTCGGGCAATCTGGATCTGAGTGCGCGCTCGGCCGAGATAGTACCAGCGGTGAGCGCAGCGATGGAAGCTTAAAATAAAGTTTCATGAAATAGGGTGTTTATAGTTAATAAACTATTTACAGCTATTTACAGGCTCTCTACACACGCTACTCTAACCAATAAGCATCGTAGTTCTCTCGGGTAATCTCGGTGTCTTCTGCATACTGCATCCCACTAAGAGCTTCAATCGAC is a genomic window containing:
- a CDS encoding uncharacterized protein (EggNog:ENOG503P3YZ; COG:O) yields the protein MSTYEDDHNISSSRPQEDNERTRTHQSLSSIIDSFVTSNHSHIESLPETQESQIETFRNALQVLSAEEGSTLATDLIGVLEDQDFNPKKGLPDDYLDTLDRVSLKDLTPEDDCPICTNRFVEDKYPLIVKLPCNAKTKHRGHIFDLECIGPWLKMNATCPLCRFDLSELNQKRKERLAEELRLIKEQEEEEEEEDWDVYG
- a CDS encoding FAD/FMN-containing dehydrogenase (COG:C; EggNog:ENOG503NUBF; CAZy:AA4), yielding MSRYLFSRTAAVVGAVAASSFATYTLTRAHLQSNLPSDWFPNESTTKLHSISTPQYATPSQLQHAIRELRDVLGDTNVVNTPVVLEYHTRNEFNPHEPKPHEKPKYVIYPRSTNDVSEAMAILNRYRVPVVPFSGGTSLEGHFYSTREGIVMDTSKMDQVLAINSEDLDVQVQAGVNWVRLNEQLAPHQLMIGSDCGPDGLISGMINTNASGINASKYGAMISNVISLTVVLPDGKIVRTKQRPRKSSSGYSLTQLFVGSEGTLGIVTEATLKLHPIPRYETVIVGQFPTLLDSTKTVSQLYRAGVHPNAIELLDRDMMHCINYSGYFTQEWAEVPTLFFKVGGMSKAMVDEQVKVLKEISVKNNCKDFIAAKSEEEGKELFSARKNAFYAILNYGRNEIDPDIRLWVTDIAVPLSKLPPVLDQIYAMIRESGFQSVILAHAGDANFHCDVFYKDHEKDKCESLINKMMDLGLVNEGTASGEHGIGNGKRTFLIQELGQDAVDLMRRIKLAVDPNRILNPDKIFKIDPNDKGEF
- a CDS encoding uncharacterized protein (EggNog:ENOG503PGQW), whose product is MSYNYNAELNQKLDGLNLSDKRNINILPKRSLLSSSLANERLNSLHGDYEVNYLAPAQLSPEHPEDHPEPTLLATSVGKDLDGRLIPSSSTISLMSLNDQHQHLSPNLPQQQFLTGGFTTSPQQQPLGSQGLDDPNYTLSSKNILDRKSGLRSRNSITHLNQKRFETYQRMSSPTTNEDDHSTSQSIPINGKLIPDSPNLDPTSLTGSPSRFWLSSQTPPRSMNNSYKKLSALSHLSPQVPNQQHLHRHLSHLQAQQSQSQQTYDIKSGLSQAFSSQAGVSDPVNIPQHSGGDSPILNPVQTPSEEQPMTPLYLNNNEFYNPTSYFGMNSTENIDEEDETYRDDAAVSSIM